In Prescottella soli, a genomic segment contains:
- a CDS encoding cytochrome P450 — protein sequence MALPDHIDFTDASTFENGIPHDLFAELRRTAPVWWNPQRRGAAGYDDDGFWVVSTHDLVQEVSRRNDVFSSWENTVMVRHADDAPRERIDAQRATMLNKDEPEHTVLRRIVTRGFTPRAINGLRSALAARAQDIARTAAAFGRGNFVEQAACELPLQAIADLLGVPQEDRLRLFDWSNRMTSGDELDVGDDPRVAIQEIMEYAYTMATERRQCPTGDIVTKLVQAQVDDGALTPEEFAHFVILLVVAGSETTRNSITHGLIAFHDNPDQWELYKHERPSTAVDEIIRWASPVLSFQRTAVCDIELGGQSIREGDRVVMLYASANYDENVFSDPLRFDITRSPNPHLAFGGTGVHYCLGANLARLEIELMFDAIADHLPDITILGPPVRTRSAWLNGIKDLRVDYGTCPAVH from the coding sequence ATGGCTTTACCCGACCACATCGACTTCACTGATGCTTCAACGTTCGAGAACGGGATCCCTCACGATCTGTTCGCCGAATTGCGCCGCACGGCGCCGGTCTGGTGGAACCCGCAACGACGGGGCGCCGCCGGCTACGACGACGACGGATTCTGGGTTGTGTCGACGCACGATCTGGTGCAGGAGGTGTCCCGGCGCAACGACGTCTTCTCCTCATGGGAGAACACCGTTATGGTCCGCCACGCGGACGATGCGCCCCGTGAACGAATTGATGCCCAACGAGCGACAATGCTCAACAAGGACGAACCCGAGCACACGGTCCTTCGACGCATCGTCACACGCGGATTCACTCCGCGAGCAATCAACGGACTGCGATCGGCGCTGGCAGCGCGCGCCCAGGATATCGCCCGAACCGCAGCAGCATTCGGTCGTGGGAACTTCGTCGAGCAGGCCGCGTGCGAGCTGCCCTTGCAGGCGATCGCCGATCTTCTCGGTGTCCCGCAGGAGGATCGCCTCAGGCTCTTCGACTGGTCCAACCGAATGACCAGCGGCGACGAACTCGACGTCGGTGACGATCCGCGCGTCGCGATTCAGGAAATCATGGAGTACGCATACACCATGGCGACCGAGCGTCGCCAGTGTCCGACCGGCGACATCGTCACGAAGCTGGTGCAGGCGCAGGTGGACGACGGTGCCCTCACCCCTGAGGAATTCGCGCACTTCGTGATCCTATTGGTGGTGGCGGGCAGCGAAACCACCCGGAACTCCATCACGCACGGCCTGATTGCATTCCACGACAACCCCGACCAGTGGGAGTTGTACAAGCATGAACGACCGTCGACCGCTGTCGACGAGATCATCCGCTGGGCGAGCCCGGTCCTCTCCTTCCAGCGGACCGCGGTCTGCGACATCGAACTCGGCGGCCAGTCGATCCGCGAGGGAGATCGCGTCGTGATGCTGTACGCATCGGCGAACTACGACGAGAACGTCTTCAGCGACCCCCTCCGGTTCGACATCACCAGATCCCCCAACCCGCACTTGGCATTCGGCGGAACCGGCGTGCACTACTGCCTCGGAGCCAACCTCGCGCGCCTCGAGATCGAGTTGATGTTCGACGCGATCGCCGATCACCTTCCCGACATCACGATCCTGGGGCCGCCTGTCCGCACGCGATCGGCCTGGCTCAACGGCATCAAGGACCTACGCGTCGACTACGGAACCTGCCCCGCAGTGCATTGA
- a CDS encoding crotonase/enoyl-CoA hydratase family protein, with protein sequence MSDEVLLERRDRVIVITINRPEARNAINGAVSRGLAAAVDELDDDDGLALAVLTGSGGNFCAGMDLKAFGAGEKIVAPGKGLGFTEAPPRKPIIAAVEGYALAGGTELVLATDLVVASREARFGIPEVKRGLAAGAGGLLRLPRRIPYQKAMEYALTGDSFTAEEAAAYGFVNTLTEPGGALAGALALAERITANGPLAVATTKEVLVQSGQWSADEAFARQSEIIAPVFASEDAQEGATAFAEKRAPAWKGR encoded by the coding sequence ATGTCGGACGAGGTTCTCCTCGAGCGCCGTGATCGGGTCATAGTGATCACGATCAACCGTCCGGAGGCGCGTAACGCGATCAACGGTGCGGTGAGCCGCGGGCTGGCCGCCGCCGTCGACGAGCTGGACGATGACGACGGTCTCGCGCTCGCGGTCCTGACCGGTTCGGGTGGAAACTTCTGTGCAGGTATGGATCTCAAGGCGTTCGGGGCCGGAGAGAAGATCGTGGCACCGGGCAAGGGACTGGGTTTCACGGAGGCGCCGCCGCGCAAGCCGATCATCGCGGCGGTCGAAGGCTACGCCCTCGCCGGTGGCACCGAACTGGTCCTCGCCACGGACCTGGTCGTGGCGTCGCGAGAGGCGAGGTTCGGGATCCCCGAGGTCAAGCGCGGCCTCGCGGCCGGTGCGGGCGGCCTGCTGAGGCTGCCCCGTCGGATCCCGTACCAGAAGGCGATGGAGTACGCCCTGACCGGCGACTCGTTCACCGCGGAAGAGGCCGCGGCGTACGGGTTCGTCAACACGCTCACCGAGCCGGGTGGGGCGCTCGCCGGTGCGCTCGCGCTGGCCGAGCGCATTACGGCCAACGGGCCGCTCGCGGTCGCGACGACCAAGGAGGTGCTCGTCCAGTCGGGGCAGTGGTCCGCTGACGAGGCGTTCGCGCGTCAGTCCGAGATCATCGCTCCAGTGTTCGCCTCGGAAGACGCACAGGAGGGTGCGACCGCCTTCGCGGAGAAGCGCGCACCCGCATGGAAAGGACGCTGA
- a CDS encoding thiolase family protein, with product MTDAVIVDAVRSPIGKRGGSLSHIHPADLSAHVLQALSSRTGVAPEEVGDVIWGCVVQAGDQAGNIARTSALAAGWPESVPGTTINRACGSSQQALAFAAATVIAGHEDFVIAGGVESMSRVPASAGSPNSTANPPSVLDRYEVAGFHQGLAAEMMAERWGLTRHQLDEYSLRSHELAAVAIDSGAFDHQIASLPGGLAMDEGIRRTSTMETLAGIRPAFAPDGVIHAGNSSQISDGAAALLVTSSETACAQGLDPIVRIHTVALAADDPVMMLTGPIGATAKALARSGLSISDIGAFEVNEAFAPVPLAWLAETGANEAHVNPLGGAIAVGHPLGGSGAILTTRLIHHMRDNNIRYGLQTMCEAGGMANATIFELL from the coding sequence ATGACCGACGCTGTGATCGTCGATGCCGTTCGTAGCCCTATCGGCAAGCGGGGCGGTTCCCTCTCCCACATCCATCCCGCGGACCTGTCAGCCCACGTGCTGCAAGCACTCAGCAGTAGGACTGGCGTCGCCCCCGAGGAGGTCGGCGACGTCATCTGGGGATGCGTCGTCCAAGCTGGGGACCAGGCAGGGAACATCGCCCGCACCTCCGCACTTGCAGCGGGATGGCCTGAATCAGTTCCTGGTACAACGATCAACCGTGCCTGCGGATCGAGCCAACAGGCGCTGGCATTTGCAGCCGCAACTGTCATTGCCGGACATGAGGACTTCGTCATCGCGGGTGGCGTCGAATCGATGAGCCGGGTACCCGCGTCCGCCGGATCTCCAAACAGCACTGCGAACCCGCCGAGCGTCCTCGACAGATACGAGGTCGCTGGATTTCACCAAGGTCTCGCAGCCGAGATGATGGCCGAACGATGGGGACTCACTCGGCATCAGCTCGACGAGTACTCACTTCGGTCTCACGAACTCGCTGCCGTCGCGATCGACAGCGGAGCATTCGATCACCAGATAGCTTCGCTCCCAGGCGGACTCGCCATGGACGAGGGAATCCGCCGGACAAGCACGATGGAGACACTCGCAGGCATCCGGCCAGCCTTCGCCCCAGACGGTGTCATCCACGCAGGCAACTCCTCCCAGATCTCCGATGGAGCCGCCGCTCTACTTGTCACCAGTAGCGAAACAGCATGCGCCCAGGGTCTCGATCCCATCGTGCGCATACACACCGTCGCTCTGGCAGCTGACGATCCCGTCATGATGCTGACTGGACCAATCGGCGCCACCGCAAAGGCACTTGCCCGATCTGGTCTCTCCATCTCGGATATCGGTGCGTTCGAAGTCAATGAAGCCTTCGCACCAGTTCCACTCGCGTGGCTCGCGGAGACCGGGGCGAACGAGGCACACGTGAATCCACTCGGCGGAGCGATCGCGGTCGGGCACCCACTGGGCGGATCGGGCGCAATCCTGACCACCCGGCTCATTCATCACATGCGCGACAACAATATTCGCTACGGGCTCCAGACGATGTGTGAGGCCGGTGGCATGGCAAACGCCACCATTTTCGAACTGCTATGA
- a CDS encoding aldehyde dehydrogenase family protein — translation MDTTELISYNPATLVEIGRIAATTTAELDSMIESAHDAFLGWRHDRNLRKGLLAACSYELMRMSGEIAPLLTTEQGKPLAEAASEVWTAAKSFAESARIEWEPESLAAHTDVRTAFIEVHPLGVVGAIVPWNFPIFLMAAKVSAALAAGNTVVVKPAESVSLVVRKVVDVLAGVLPAGVISIAVGGPDLGRALVNHPKVRKVSFTGSTTVGKQIMRQASDTVTPVTLELGGNDPAILLADADIDRAATALARGAFFNAGQMCIAPKRVYVPTALVDRFCQAFADRMDDLSVGDGLDPATRVGPLHNVRQLEIVSHVLEKAIAGGATVVRGGDRGTDLPGYFLAPTLVRDIDDSAELVALEQFGPVLPVVAYDDVDSVLSSLDNQEFGLGASVWGNDVENATDVALRIDAGTVWVNQHNALDVGLPFGGVKSSGFGREGGAAGVEDFLQTRVIDIKL, via the coding sequence ATGGACACAACCGAACTGATCTCCTATAACCCCGCGACACTTGTCGAAATCGGAAGGATCGCCGCCACCACCACGGCGGAGCTCGATTCGATGATCGAGTCTGCGCACGACGCTTTCCTCGGGTGGCGGCACGATCGCAACCTGCGCAAGGGACTACTCGCCGCCTGCTCCTACGAGCTCATGCGCATGTCCGGGGAAATTGCCCCGTTGCTGACGACGGAACAGGGTAAGCCGCTGGCGGAGGCAGCGAGCGAGGTGTGGACCGCCGCCAAGAGCTTCGCTGAGTCAGCACGCATCGAATGGGAACCGGAGTCGCTGGCCGCCCACACAGACGTCCGTACCGCCTTCATCGAAGTTCACCCCCTCGGCGTCGTGGGAGCGATCGTTCCATGGAACTTCCCGATTTTCCTTATGGCGGCCAAGGTTAGTGCCGCGCTGGCCGCCGGCAATACGGTAGTAGTCAAACCAGCTGAATCAGTCTCGCTCGTGGTTCGCAAGGTCGTCGACGTCCTCGCGGGAGTACTGCCCGCCGGTGTAATCAGTATCGCGGTCGGCGGCCCTGACCTCGGTCGCGCCCTGGTAAATCACCCGAAGGTCCGTAAGGTGTCCTTCACCGGGTCGACCACCGTCGGCAAGCAGATCATGCGACAGGCCTCTGACACAGTTACTCCGGTTACGCTCGAACTTGGCGGCAACGATCCTGCGATCCTGTTGGCTGACGCCGACATCGATCGTGCCGCAACTGCTCTGGCCCGGGGCGCCTTTTTCAATGCCGGTCAGATGTGTATTGCCCCGAAACGGGTGTACGTGCCGACCGCTCTGGTCGACCGATTCTGTCAAGCCTTCGCTGACCGGATGGACGATCTGTCCGTTGGAGACGGACTCGATCCGGCGACGCGGGTCGGTCCACTCCACAATGTGCGGCAGCTGGAAATCGTCTCGCACGTGCTGGAGAAGGCGATTGCGGGCGGCGCGACGGTAGTCCGCGGAGGCGACCGCGGAACGGATCTGCCCGGGTACTTCCTTGCACCGACGCTTGTACGCGACATCGATGATTCGGCAGAGCTTGTGGCTCTCGAGCAGTTCGGGCCGGTTCTGCCAGTCGTCGCCTACGACGATGTCGACTCCGTCCTGTCCAGTCTGGACAACCAGGAGTTCGGTCTCGGTGCCTCGGTATGGGGTAACGATGTCGAGAACGCCACCGACGTCGCTCTCCGCATCGACGCGGGAACCGTATGGGTAAACCAACACAACGCCCTTGACGTCGGCCTTCCGTTCGGTGGTGTCAAGTCCAGCGGATTCGGTCGAGAAGGTGGGGCAGCAGGTGTTGAGGACTTCCTCCAGACCCGAGTGATCGACATCAAGCTATGA
- a CDS encoding acyl-CoA synthetase has protein sequence MTLNIADLYEAVADAIPDRVPVVCGDERRSYAELDRRANRLAHHLESVGVQPGGHVAIHMRNRMEYVEALLACLKIRAVPINVNFRYTDAELVYLYTNSDSVVLIVENEYLEPAGAALPQAPGIGHVVVVGEHEGMPAGYDGVTVADYEEALAAQSDARGFGPRSADDHFVIYTGGTTGMPKGVVWRHEDFYYAALSGGNIGGASRHSVEEVVAGAVANTEPQVYLLIPPLMHGAAIYSLLTAFFMGAPRVLTRTFDPVEVLRLIEAEKIAGITVVGDAIARPIAEAIREHGDRFDLSSLKLMGSGGALFSPKLKDELREMVPGLVIKDAFGASETGNDGIVEFGDDGTKRIRHNPNMILVDEAFRPIEPGSGEVGYLARTGHVPVAYYNDEAKTAATFPVVDGVRMAVLGDMGRMEADGTIALLGRGSTCINSGGEKVYPEEVEQALKTHPAVLDALVAGAPDIRFGEKVAAVVQLRSGFDDADTAEIAEHCRTHVAGYKIPRSVVVVPAIRRSPSGKADYRWAKEVVSAV, from the coding sequence GTGACGCTGAACATCGCCGACTTGTACGAAGCCGTCGCGGACGCGATTCCCGATCGGGTGCCGGTGGTGTGCGGGGACGAGCGCCGCAGCTACGCCGAGCTGGACCGGCGGGCCAACCGGCTCGCGCACCATCTCGAGTCGGTCGGGGTACAGCCGGGCGGGCACGTCGCGATCCACATGCGCAACCGCATGGAGTACGTCGAGGCGCTGTTGGCGTGCCTGAAGATCCGCGCCGTTCCCATCAACGTCAACTTCCGCTACACCGACGCCGAGTTGGTCTATCTCTACACGAACTCCGACAGCGTGGTGCTGATCGTCGAGAACGAGTACCTCGAGCCGGCCGGGGCCGCGCTGCCGCAGGCGCCCGGCATCGGGCACGTCGTCGTGGTCGGCGAGCACGAGGGGATGCCCGCCGGCTACGACGGTGTCACCGTCGCCGACTACGAGGAGGCGCTCGCGGCGCAGTCCGACGCCCGGGGCTTCGGGCCGCGCAGCGCGGACGACCACTTCGTGATCTACACCGGCGGCACCACGGGCATGCCCAAGGGCGTCGTGTGGCGCCACGAGGACTTCTACTACGCCGCGCTGTCCGGCGGGAACATCGGTGGCGCGTCCCGGCATTCGGTCGAGGAGGTCGTGGCCGGCGCCGTCGCCAACACTGAACCGCAGGTCTATCTGCTGATTCCACCGCTCATGCACGGTGCGGCCATCTACTCGCTGCTCACCGCGTTCTTCATGGGCGCCCCGCGCGTGCTCACCCGCACCTTCGATCCCGTCGAGGTGCTCCGCCTGATCGAGGCCGAGAAGATCGCCGGCATCACCGTGGTCGGGGACGCCATCGCCCGGCCCATCGCCGAGGCGATCCGCGAGCACGGCGACCGCTTCGACCTGAGCTCGCTGAAGCTGATGGGCTCCGGGGGTGCGCTGTTCTCGCCGAAGCTCAAGGACGAACTGCGCGAGATGGTCCCGGGTCTGGTCATCAAGGACGCGTTCGGGGCGTCGGAGACCGGCAACGACGGCATCGTGGAGTTCGGCGACGACGGCACCAAGCGAATTCGCCACAATCCCAACATGATTCTCGTGGACGAGGCGTTCCGGCCGATCGAGCCGGGCTCCGGCGAGGTGGGCTACCTTGCGCGCACGGGTCATGTCCCGGTCGCGTACTACAACGACGAGGCCAAGACCGCCGCGACGTTCCCCGTGGTCGACGGGGTGCGGATGGCCGTGCTCGGCGACATGGGACGGATGGAGGCGGACGGCACCATCGCGCTCCTCGGTCGCGGTTCGACGTGCATCAACTCCGGTGGCGAGAAGGTGTATCCGGAGGAGGTGGAGCAGGCGCTCAAGACGCATCCGGCGGTGCTCGACGCGCTGGTCGCCGGGGCGCCCGACATCCGGTTCGGCGAGAAGGTCGCCGCGGTGGTCCAGTTGCGGTCCGGCTTCGACGACGCCGACACCGCCGAGATCGCCGAGCACTGCCGCACCCACGTGGCGGGCTACAAGATTCCGCGGTCCGTCGTCGTGGTCCCGGCGATCAGGAGGTCCCCCAGTGGAAAGGCCGACTACCGCTGGGCGAAGGAGGTCGTCTCGGCCGTCTGA
- a CDS encoding phosphotransferase family protein, whose amino-acid sequence MSSISVLFTAEWIEDGAVHGADLVARLAPEASDFPVFAGYDLESQAAVMRDVAAHSAVPVPRVRWVETSSNVLGRPFVVMDRIEGVVPVDNPPYVFGSWLHEASSAELGTLQQTSVEVLARIHAIPAPRVLLPGLERASSGDALRRHVEAERAYYEWTRREDGLRIPLLERGFDWLEDHWPANPSEPVLCWGDSRIGNIMYRDFRPAAVLDWEMAALAPRELDVGWFIFFHRMYQDMAEQHGQPGLPGILRRREVVTTYEEVAGVELHDLDFYLAYAAIRHGTIMSRIKRRSIHFGDSPAPQDPNEYVLHHRMLRRVIDGDYHWEA is encoded by the coding sequence ATGTCGAGCATCTCGGTTCTGTTCACAGCAGAGTGGATTGAAGACGGAGCGGTGCACGGGGCTGACCTCGTCGCGCGCTTGGCACCCGAGGCCTCTGATTTCCCAGTCTTCGCGGGATACGACCTCGAAAGCCAGGCCGCCGTGATGCGCGACGTGGCCGCCCACAGTGCGGTGCCTGTACCGCGGGTCAGGTGGGTCGAAACGTCGTCGAACGTCCTCGGCCGACCGTTCGTCGTCATGGACCGCATCGAGGGAGTGGTTCCGGTCGACAACCCGCCGTACGTCTTCGGTAGTTGGTTGCACGAGGCAAGTTCCGCCGAGCTGGGCACCCTGCAACAGACTTCGGTCGAGGTGTTGGCCCGCATCCACGCGATTCCCGCCCCCCGTGTGCTGCTGCCGGGACTCGAGCGTGCGAGCTCTGGTGATGCCCTGCGGCGGCATGTCGAGGCGGAGCGGGCGTACTACGAATGGACACGACGCGAGGACGGACTCCGTATCCCTCTGCTGGAGAGGGGTTTCGACTGGCTCGAGGATCACTGGCCCGCCAATCCTTCCGAACCGGTTCTGTGCTGGGGCGATTCCCGCATCGGCAACATCATGTACCGAGACTTCAGGCCGGCCGCCGTGCTCGATTGGGAGATGGCAGCCCTCGCGCCCCGCGAACTGGATGTCGGGTGGTTCATCTTCTTCCACCGCATGTACCAGGACATGGCCGAGCAGCACGGCCAGCCTGGGCTGCCCGGCATCCTCCGCAGACGAGAAGTAGTGACCACATACGAGGAAGTGGCCGGAGTGGAGCTGCACGACCTCGACTTCTACCTTGCGTACGCGGCGATCCGCCACGGCACCATCATGTCTCGAATCAAGCGACGGTCCATCCACTTCGGCGATAGTCCCGCGCCGCAGGACCCGAACGAGTACGTACTGCACCACCGCATGCTCCGTCGTGTTATCGACGGCGATTACCACTGGGAGGCATAG
- a CDS encoding acyl-CoA dehydrogenase, whose product MALALDEDQRALSEAAAAFALRNAPIEQTRNSLDDYSSGKCPGELWSALLRQGFHRMHLPVAYGGDECGLPALAVVVEQFGRSLLPGPYLPTVLGGVVAATAKDGAAELLAAFAGGATGALVIAEGLIATPQADGWTVDGVSAPTLGLPGADRIVVRAEIDGRAGEYVWFHLDARSEFAAVTVRASDALDLTRSVGRLELHALEVPHEQVLNGVDKDRADLSVAALLSAESVGISGWCLQTAVEYIKTRHQFGRSVGSFQAVQHKASMMLVRDEVSCAAAWDASRAEFHNADQQRLAAAHAALTALPAGVDQALDCISLLGGIGFTWEHDAHLFWRRAISIAAAAGAEDSWAGRLGEAALMTERDFTFVEATTLPDLRSRVGAVIDEVLALPDDEKPSTGWAPARGGARRARLAAAGLTAPHYPEPFGLDAGPREQAVIADEFGRRGLSQPDMGIAEWVLPTLVAYGSEEQQQRFIPSTLRGEIVWCQLFSEPGAGSDLAGLSTRARKVDGGWELSGQKVWNSQANEADWGVCLARTNPDVPKHAGLTYFLIDMRSQGVDVRPLRQATGVWEFNEVFLDSVFVPDECVVADPGEGWNLAVATLANERLKMGSAKLGHGSGNMVRRLIERGEHACSRGEAVRVLGRNTAREQSVAALNLRNVIRRLNGIDDPTGGGNSVQKVFHAIAQREGSRSIVSLLGPVGCIGSPEQPYVRDYLGVPAVLFGGGTIEIQLNVIAQRVLGLPR is encoded by the coding sequence ATGGCTCTTGCGCTCGATGAAGACCAGCGCGCGCTATCCGAGGCCGCAGCGGCGTTTGCCCTGAGGAATGCGCCTATCGAACAGACGCGCAACAGCCTTGATGACTACAGTTCGGGCAAATGTCCAGGCGAGCTGTGGAGTGCCCTCTTGCGGCAGGGGTTTCATCGGATGCACCTCCCAGTCGCGTACGGTGGCGATGAGTGCGGATTGCCGGCCCTCGCGGTGGTAGTCGAGCAGTTCGGGCGTTCGCTGCTTCCGGGCCCGTATCTTCCGACCGTGCTTGGGGGCGTTGTTGCCGCGACGGCGAAGGATGGTGCGGCAGAGCTACTCGCAGCGTTCGCTGGCGGAGCGACCGGTGCTCTTGTGATTGCAGAAGGCCTGATCGCGACGCCACAGGCGGACGGGTGGACGGTTGACGGCGTCTCGGCTCCAACGCTGGGTCTGCCAGGAGCGGATCGTATCGTTGTGCGGGCGGAGATCGATGGACGGGCCGGGGAGTATGTCTGGTTTCACCTCGATGCTCGCAGCGAATTCGCCGCGGTGACGGTTCGCGCATCCGATGCACTCGATCTGACGAGATCGGTTGGGCGACTCGAATTGCATGCCCTCGAGGTGCCGCATGAGCAAGTGTTGAATGGCGTCGACAAAGATCGAGCCGATTTGTCGGTAGCGGCGCTGCTGTCCGCGGAGTCGGTCGGGATCTCCGGCTGGTGCCTTCAGACGGCAGTCGAATACATCAAGACACGTCACCAGTTCGGACGTTCGGTGGGCAGTTTCCAGGCGGTCCAACACAAGGCATCAATGATGCTTGTGCGCGACGAGGTGTCCTGCGCGGCGGCTTGGGACGCGTCCCGCGCCGAGTTTCACAACGCAGATCAGCAGCGCTTGGCGGCTGCACACGCTGCACTAACTGCGTTGCCCGCAGGTGTTGACCAGGCACTTGATTGCATCAGCCTTCTTGGCGGTATCGGGTTCACCTGGGAGCATGACGCACACCTGTTCTGGAGGCGCGCGATCAGCATCGCGGCAGCGGCTGGCGCTGAAGATTCATGGGCCGGACGTCTCGGCGAAGCGGCACTGATGACTGAGCGGGATTTCACCTTTGTGGAGGCGACTACGCTTCCTGACTTGCGCAGTCGCGTTGGTGCAGTGATCGACGAGGTCCTCGCCCTCCCCGACGATGAGAAGCCCTCGACCGGATGGGCGCCGGCGCGCGGTGGTGCGCGCCGCGCCCGGCTGGCAGCGGCGGGACTAACGGCTCCGCACTACCCGGAGCCATTCGGTCTCGACGCGGGGCCTCGGGAGCAGGCGGTGATCGCCGACGAATTCGGCCGGCGTGGACTCTCGCAGCCTGACATGGGCATTGCTGAATGGGTGTTGCCTACACTTGTCGCGTATGGGAGTGAGGAACAGCAGCAGAGGTTCATTCCCTCCACGCTTCGCGGCGAGATCGTCTGGTGCCAGCTATTCTCCGAGCCCGGAGCGGGTTCGGACCTCGCAGGGTTGTCGACACGGGCGCGGAAGGTCGACGGCGGATGGGAACTCAGCGGGCAGAAAGTATGGAACTCTCAGGCCAACGAGGCTGACTGGGGAGTGTGCCTTGCCCGCACCAATCCGGATGTCCCGAAGCACGCGGGCCTCACATACTTCCTGATCGACATGCGTTCGCAAGGTGTCGACGTACGTCCACTTCGTCAGGCGACCGGAGTATGGGAGTTCAACGAAGTGTTCCTTGACTCGGTGTTCGTGCCGGATGAATGTGTGGTGGCAGATCCCGGCGAAGGTTGGAACCTTGCTGTCGCTACGCTGGCAAACGAACGTTTGAAGATGGGTTCGGCCAAACTGGGGCACGGATCTGGCAACATGGTCAGGCGATTGATTGAGCGTGGAGAGCATGCGTGCAGCCGTGGAGAGGCGGTTCGGGTGCTCGGGCGCAACACGGCGCGCGAACAATCTGTCGCAGCGTTGAACCTTCGCAACGTGATCCGTCGACTGAATGGGATCGACGACCCCACTGGCGGCGGAAACAGCGTCCAAAAGGTCTTCCACGCCATCGCTCAGCGCGAAGGTTCACGCTCGATCGTTTCTCTCCTGGGGCCGGTGGGATGTATCGGCAGCCCTGAACAGCCATACGTGCGCGATTATCTTGGTGTTCCCGCTGTCCTATTCGGTGGTGGCACAATTGAAATCCAACTTAATGTGATTGCGCAGCGTGTTCTTGGCCTGCCGCGTTAA
- a CDS encoding SDR family oxidoreductase has product MHSLTGKTVVVTGHASGIGAAIAAKLIDLGALVIGVDRTDTESAPRPFNTIVGDLSTFEGVRAIADAIDRPIDVLINNAGVAATQPWRTVLAVNALAPRDLTRLLLPKFGQQPVVVTTASQAGFRWQQNFARANNFLAVDDWDDALDSVSNLPDIDTICYSMSKEAAIVNSGNLAVDGKHIGLRSNTVSPGTVGTPLLSDFTATMGEAAIDGAAAWAGRHATPEEIADAVLFLASDESSWISGADLPVDGGYGSLVFRTFVAPAVGRAGRQA; this is encoded by the coding sequence ATGCACAGCCTCACCGGGAAGACCGTCGTCGTCACCGGCCATGCCTCGGGCATCGGTGCGGCAATCGCCGCGAAGCTGATCGACCTGGGGGCGCTGGTGATCGGCGTGGACCGGACGGACACTGAGTCCGCGCCGCGTCCCTTCAACACTATTGTCGGCGATCTGTCCACGTTCGAGGGCGTCCGGGCCATCGCCGACGCGATAGACCGGCCCATCGACGTGCTGATCAACAACGCAGGCGTCGCAGCAACCCAGCCGTGGCGGACGGTTCTGGCCGTCAACGCCCTCGCTCCCCGCGACCTCACTCGCCTACTTCTCCCCAAGTTCGGCCAACAGCCCGTCGTCGTCACCACTGCGTCCCAGGCAGGATTCCGGTGGCAGCAGAACTTTGCCCGTGCCAACAACTTCCTGGCGGTCGACGACTGGGACGACGCGCTCGACTCGGTCAGCAATCTGCCTGACATCGACACGATCTGCTACTCGATGTCGAAGGAGGCGGCGATCGTCAATTCGGGCAATCTCGCGGTCGACGGCAAGCACATAGGGCTGCGCTCCAACACGGTCTCGCCGGGCACAGTCGGAACGCCGCTCCTGTCCGACTTCACCGCCACCATGGGCGAGGCCGCCATCGACGGTGCAGCGGCCTGGGCCGGTCGTCACGCGACGCCCGAGGAGATCGCCGACGCCGTCCTCTTCCTCGCCTCCGATGAATCGTCGTGGATCAGTGGAGCGGATCTCCCGGTCGACGGCGGATACGGATCGCTCGTGTTCCGCACTTTCGTTGCGCCGGCCGTCGGTCGCGCAGGCAGACAAGCATAG